ACGTCGATTCTGCATCGTGCTACCGGTGTCTTCCTTTCCCTGGGAGTTCTCGTCATCGCTGCAGGTTTGTTGGCGCTGATGTTTGGCTCGGGAGCCTGGGATTGCTTCCGCAGTTGCCTCGATCTTTGGTACGGCCAATTTTTCCTGTTGTTGTGGACTTGGTGCTTCAGTTACCACTTGTGCAATGGTATTCGGCATATTGTTCAGGACTTTGGCTACGGTTTTAGCGTCAGCAACTTT
This region of Xylella taiwanensis genomic DNA includes:
- the sdhC gene encoding succinate dehydrogenase, cytochrome b556 subunit: MVTRERPLSPHLQIYRWQVQMVTSILHRATGVFLSLGVLVIAAGLLALMFGSGAWDCFRSCLDLWYGQFFLLLWTWCFSYHLCNGIRHIVQDFGYGFSVSNFVRSSWASVLGSIVITAGVWAYVISSRGVV